The following are from one region of the Corylus avellana chromosome ca1, CavTom2PMs-1.0 genome:
- the LOC132168013 gene encoding root meristem growth factor 10 gives MSFTSCLLVLLLCLSLHACNARHLPAADDHKRLEKSDHEKMGSDKISALSKVQAFFSKQNVDSTTKNRKETKTNQKTSKVEGKTSPDAVQTESLVSVSWHVPHKEHSEKNPGFNLDYSPPKTHPPSHN, from the exons ATGTCATTCACTTCTTGTCTTCTTGTTCTCCTTCTTTGCCTCTCTTTGCATGCATGTAATGCCAGGCATCTTCCCGCAGCTGATGATCATAAAAGGCTGGAAAAG AGTGATCATGAGAAGATGGGTTCTGATAAGATTTCAGCTCTGTCAAAGGTGCAAGCTTTCTTCTCAAAGCAAAATGTCGACAGTACTACTAAAAACCGAAAAGAGACAAAGACAAATCAGAAAACATCTAAAGTGGAAGGAAAAACTTCTCCAGATGCTGTTCAAACTGAGTCTCTTGTTTCAGTTTCGTGGCATGTACCTCACAAGGAACACAGTGAAAAAAATCCTGGCTTCAACTTGGACTACTCACCACCAAAGACACACCCTCCTTCTCACAACTGA
- the LOC132191334 gene encoding autophagy-related protein 8f — MSKRSFKQEHDFEKRRAEAARIREKYPDRIPVIVEKAERSDIPNIDKKKYLVPADLTVGQFVYVIRKRIKLSAEKAIFIFVDNVLPPTGAIMSTIYDEKKDEDGFLYVTYSGENTFG, encoded by the exons ATGAGTAAGCGCTCGTTCAAGCAAGAGCATGACTTTG AAAAGAGGCGTGCCGAGGCTGCAAGAATCAGGGAGAAATACCCAGATAGAATTCCA GTGATTGTGGAGAAAGCTGAGAGAAGTGATATTCCCAACATTGACAAGAAAAA ATACCTTGTCCCAGCTGACCTCACGGTGGGTCAATTCGTCTATGTAATTCGGAAGAGAATTAAACTGAGTGCAGAAAAGGCGATATTCATATTTGTGGATAATGTCCTCCCACCAACAG GAGCCATAATGTCTACCATTTATGATGAAAAGAAGGATGAAGATGGATTTCTCTATGTTACTTACAGTGGAGAAAACACATTTGGATAA